Proteins from a single region of Bdellovibrio bacteriovorus HD100:
- a CDS encoding glutathione peroxidase codes for MSTLNHIEFNTADGKKATLADYSGKVLLVVNVASECGLTPQYEGLEKIHQKYESQGLRVLAFPANEFGAQEPGSNEQIQEFCRTQFGVKFPVFAKMVVKGEGQHPLYQQLTTLQPAAQQVPGGKLKSVLEEHGLLSGGPSDIMWNFEKFLIGKSGNVVARFAPDMTPEDPTIVKAIEAELAR; via the coding sequence ATGAGCACTCTTAATCACATCGAATTCAACACGGCAGATGGTAAAAAGGCGACTTTGGCTGACTATAGCGGCAAAGTTCTTTTGGTTGTGAACGTGGCTTCTGAATGCGGACTGACCCCACAGTATGAGGGTCTTGAAAAAATTCATCAAAAATACGAATCCCAGGGACTGCGCGTTCTGGCCTTCCCGGCCAACGAGTTCGGCGCTCAAGAGCCCGGCTCCAACGAACAGATCCAGGAATTCTGCCGCACTCAATTCGGTGTGAAGTTCCCGGTGTTTGCAAAAATGGTTGTTAAAGGTGAAGGCCAACATCCACTGTATCAACAACTGACGACTCTGCAGCCGGCAGCACAACAGGTTCCGGGCGGCAAACTGAAATCTGTTCTGGAAGAGCACGGCCTTCTGTCTGGCGGTCCTTCCGACATCATGTGGAACTTTGAAAAGTTCCTGATCGGCAAATCCGGCAACGTGGTGGCACGTTTTGCTCCTGACATGACTCCGGAAGATCCCACAATCGTAAAAGCGATTGAAGCTGAGCTGGCTCGCTAG
- a CDS encoding arsenate reductase family protein: MTWVLLHNPSCSKSREAIEALRSIEGLEVRKYLEDPLDEAELRSLIQKLGTPVSSLVRTKEALFTEAPFDVNSTEKVIQHLAKKPKLMERPILIGSKAAAIGRPFEKIQELLEKN; the protein is encoded by the coding sequence ATGACGTGGGTTCTGCTTCACAATCCCAGCTGCAGTAAAAGCCGCGAGGCGATTGAAGCCCTTCGTTCCATCGAAGGGCTTGAGGTGCGCAAGTATCTTGAGGACCCTTTAGATGAAGCCGAACTGCGTTCGCTGATCCAAAAGCTCGGCACCCCGGTGTCGAGCTTGGTACGCACGAAAGAAGCGCTTTTCACCGAGGCGCCTTTTGATGTGAATAGTACCGAGAAAGTGATTCAGCATCTGGCAAAAAAGCCCAAGCTGATGGAACGCCCGATCCTGATTGGCAGCAAAGCCGCTGCCATCGGACGTCCTTTTGAAAAGATCCAGGAACTTTTAGAGAAGAACTAG
- the infA gene encoding translation initiation factor IF-1, producing MAKDDLVSIDGKVSDMSGGGVYFITLDNGVDIRARLCGKMKKFRIKVVVGDRVTVGLSPYDPTHGLITHRFKA from the coding sequence ATGGCTAAGGACGATTTAGTAAGTATTGATGGGAAAGTTTCTGATATGTCCGGCGGGGGTGTTTATTTCATCACTCTTGATAACGGAGTCGATATTCGTGCACGTTTGTGCGGAAAAATGAAAAAGTTCAGAATCAAGGTTGTGGTCGGTGACCGTGTCACTGTGGGGTTGTCCCCTTATGATCCAACCCACGGCCTGATCACCCACCGATTCAAGGCTTAA
- a CDS encoding nuclear transport factor 2 family protein — protein sequence MTTEQRVALVQGQLEAYNARDIEKFCSFYHADVTAYRLGQDVPFMVGMEAFRKSYGEKFKNTPDLHCTLKSRIVLNGKVLDEESVVPSGSHVVAIYDFKDGLIKDIWFVY from the coding sequence ATGACCACCGAACAACGAGTCGCTTTGGTTCAGGGACAGCTAGAGGCTTACAACGCCCGGGACATTGAGAAGTTTTGTTCGTTCTATCATGCCGACGTCACGGCTTACCGCTTGGGGCAGGATGTGCCGTTCATGGTGGGTATGGAAGCATTTCGCAAGAGTTATGGCGAGAAGTTTAAGAACACGCCGGATCTGCATTGTACTTTGAAAAGTCGGATTGTTTTGAATGGGAAGGTGCTGGATGAGGAGTCCGTGGTTCCCAGTGGGTCGCATGTGGTTGCCATCTACGACTTTAAGGATGGGTTGATTAAGGATATTTGGTTTGTTTATTGA
- a CDS encoding 3-oxoacyl-[acyl-carrier-protein] synthase III C-terminal domain-containing protein: MYLQNFHSIQPPYQKNQKECLEWLSEAHKLAQKNQEYSQEDYLKMLQRVGCPETQIEKRYFFIPDVERSNWDDKPIYPVKASSHGVSMHMRHEYYHKTVKELFERIYAERTFPDDLIHVSCTGYISPSAAQMTAVKAPKPVTVTHSYHMGCYGAFPALRMASGFLANENILGKKLTVDLVHTELCSLHLNPEDPTLEQMVIQSLFADGCIAYSMSTQQPKQGFRVQSLYEELIPNTTGAMEWMVSDWGMKMSLSKDVPMMVGDKIRDFTTRWLAERGYDLSHVVKNGLFAVHPGGPKIIDQVVKHLELKEEQVAHSRALLRQRGNMSSATLPHLWEQILRDDSVPSGTPIISYAFGPGLTVCGSLMEKL; the protein is encoded by the coding sequence ATGTACTTACAAAACTTTCACTCCATACAGCCGCCTTATCAAAAAAACCAGAAGGAATGCCTTGAATGGCTTTCCGAGGCCCACAAGCTGGCGCAGAAGAATCAGGAGTACTCGCAAGAGGATTACCTGAAGATGCTGCAACGAGTGGGATGCCCGGAAACGCAGATCGAAAAAAGGTACTTCTTCATCCCCGACGTGGAACGCTCTAACTGGGATGACAAACCGATCTATCCGGTCAAAGCCAGTTCTCATGGCGTGAGTATGCACATGCGCCACGAGTACTATCACAAGACTGTGAAAGAGCTTTTCGAACGCATCTATGCCGAGCGCACTTTCCCCGATGATCTGATTCACGTCAGCTGCACCGGGTACATCTCACCCAGTGCGGCTCAGATGACCGCCGTGAAAGCGCCCAAGCCCGTCACCGTCACGCATTCCTATCACATGGGATGTTATGGTGCTTTCCCCGCCCTGCGCATGGCTTCGGGCTTTCTGGCGAATGAAAACATTCTAGGGAAGAAGCTGACCGTGGATCTGGTGCACACGGAACTTTGCAGTCTGCATTTGAATCCGGAAGATCCCACTCTGGAACAAATGGTGATTCAAAGCCTGTTTGCCGACGGCTGCATTGCTTATTCAATGTCCACTCAGCAGCCCAAGCAGGGATTCAGAGTTCAATCCCTGTATGAAGAGCTGATCCCCAACACCACCGGCGCCATGGAGTGGATGGTGTCGGACTGGGGCATGAAAATGAGTCTGTCCAAAGACGTGCCAATGATGGTGGGCGATAAGATCCGCGACTTTACCACACGCTGGCTGGCAGAACGTGGGTACGATCTTTCCCACGTCGTCAAAAACGGTCTTTTCGCCGTTCACCCCGGCGGACCCAAGATCATCGATCAGGTTGTGAAACATCTGGAGCTGAAGGAAGAACAAGTCGCCCACAGCCGCGCCCTGCTTCGTCAGCGCGGGAACATGTCTTCAGCAACCTTGCCGCACCTGTGGGAGCAGATTCTTCGAGACGACAGCGTTCCGTCGGGGACACCGATCATCAGCTATGCTTTCGGCCCCGGCCTGACAGTCTGCGGAAGTTTGATGGAGAAACTATGA
- a CDS encoding NAD(P)/FAD-dependent oxidoreductase: MQNKEVDILVVGAGIIGASVGAELSRRGAKVCVIDKGAVGKGCSYGNAGWMTPCFAMPLPMPGMLIKSMKWLLNPEGPLYIKPSLSLDLANWMYHFMKNMNATQARRAVDALVVLSQKSLTEYEKLGQLYPEIRFQQKGLMMVSRTQAGVAAAVEELEYVKNIGVTGKVLNSDDIQQMEPALKAPLLGGVYFDKEAMAEPYLVVQALAKEIRKNGGEILENCELQDMEISGNRIESVKTSQGTIRAKQIVMATGSWSKSLAKMMRLRVPILGGKGYAMIVPTLEKQPQYPIMLVEKKIAITPRENTLRIAGTLELVDQDFSITQRRVESIKKGAREFLHLPEELQVQELWAGLRPCTPDGVPLIGYHQNLNNLVLAVGHQMLGLQSGAGTGLLVADLVEGKKPFIDMSVVNANRF; encoded by the coding sequence ATGCAAAATAAAGAAGTGGATATTCTGGTCGTGGGCGCCGGTATTATTGGCGCGTCTGTGGGTGCTGAACTTTCTCGTCGTGGCGCCAAGGTGTGTGTGATTGATAAGGGCGCCGTCGGCAAAGGCTGTTCTTACGGCAATGCCGGATGGATGACCCCTTGTTTTGCCATGCCCCTGCCAATGCCTGGCATGCTGATTAAATCCATGAAGTGGCTGCTGAATCCCGAAGGTCCTCTTTACATCAAACCTTCATTATCTTTGGATCTGGCGAACTGGATGTACCACTTTATGAAGAACATGAACGCCACCCAAGCACGCCGCGCGGTGGATGCCTTGGTGGTGCTTTCCCAAAAAAGTCTGACCGAATATGAAAAGCTGGGGCAGCTTTATCCGGAAATCCGCTTCCAACAAAAAGGCCTGATGATGGTCAGCCGCACCCAAGCCGGCGTGGCTGCTGCCGTCGAAGAGCTGGAATACGTCAAAAACATCGGCGTCACCGGCAAGGTCTTAAACAGCGACGACATCCAGCAGATGGAGCCAGCACTGAAAGCTCCCCTTTTGGGCGGTGTTTACTTTGACAAGGAAGCCATGGCCGAACCCTATCTAGTGGTTCAGGCCCTGGCCAAAGAAATCCGCAAAAACGGTGGTGAAATTCTGGAAAACTGCGAGCTGCAGGATATGGAAATCTCTGGCAACCGTATCGAATCGGTAAAGACATCCCAAGGCACCATTCGCGCCAAACAGATTGTCATGGCCACCGGCAGCTGGTCCAAATCCCTGGCCAAGATGATGCGTCTGCGGGTGCCGATTCTGGGTGGCAAAGGCTATGCGATGATTGTTCCGACCCTGGAAAAACAGCCGCAATACCCGATCATGCTGGTCGAAAAAAAGATCGCCATCACCCCGCGCGAAAACACACTGCGCATCGCCGGCACACTGGAGCTGGTGGACCAGGACTTCTCAATCACCCAAAGACGTGTTGAAAGCATCAAAAAGGGCGCCAGAGAATTTTTGCATCTTCCAGAGGAGCTTCAGGTACAGGAACTGTGGGCGGGCCTTCGCCCGTGCACTCCGGATGGTGTGCCTTTGATTGGATATCATCAGAATCTGAATAATCTTGTTTTGGCCGTGGGTCACCAGATGCTGGGACTGCAAAGTGGCGCAGGCACAGGATTGCTGGTCGCAGACCTTGTCGAAGGAAAGAAGCCGTTTATTGATATGTCGGTTGTGAACGCGAATCGTTTCTAA
- a CDS encoding SDR family NAD(P)-dependent oxidoreductase — protein sequence MDLFIVTGGSKGLGEQVCLQALERGHQVINLSRTRPNIKSERFKHVTADFSRGLKTVQKVDSVLQDISMTAFKKIHLINNAALINPVGSLVDLDPAEMNTHLVTNLISPLLLSQVCARIATEEKKPLTVFNIGSGASFRPIAGWSMYCSSKAGLKMFTENTDLDLQMARNKRIKIYHFSPGVLDTQMQQTIRGLKKKDFPDVANFKKLKSEDQLRDPADVASLVVRFCLFPQTSQGQSCLITVQDLEGSLK from the coding sequence ATGGATTTATTTATTGTTACCGGCGGTTCCAAGGGACTGGGGGAGCAGGTGTGTCTGCAAGCTCTTGAAAGAGGGCATCAGGTCATCAACCTGTCGCGCACTCGGCCAAACATTAAGTCAGAGCGCTTTAAACATGTCACAGCCGATTTCAGTCGGGGATTGAAAACAGTTCAGAAAGTGGACTCTGTTCTGCAAGACATCTCGATGACGGCATTCAAAAAGATTCATCTGATCAACAATGCGGCGCTGATCAATCCGGTGGGCTCATTGGTGGATCTGGATCCGGCCGAGATGAACACCCACCTGGTCACGAATTTGATTTCTCCGCTATTGCTGTCACAAGTGTGTGCGCGGATTGCGACAGAAGAAAAGAAGCCGCTGACGGTCTTCAATATTGGGTCCGGAGCTTCGTTCCGTCCTATTGCCGGGTGGTCGATGTATTGCTCCTCGAAAGCCGGTCTTAAGATGTTTACCGAGAACACGGATTTGGATCTTCAGATGGCCAGGAACAAGAGGATCAAAATTTATCACTTCAGTCCCGGGGTTCTGGATACGCAGATGCAACAGACCATTCGTGGTTTAAAGAAAAAAGATTTTCCTGATGTCGCGAACTTCAAAAAGTTGAAGTCCGAAGACCAGCTGCGCGATCCAGCGGATGTGGCGTCTTTGGTTGTCAGATTCTGCCTGTTCCCACAAACGTCTCAAGGTCAGTCATGTCTGATTACTGTTCAGGATTTAGAGGGGTCTTTGAAATGA
- a CDS encoding CRTAC1 family protein, producing the protein MNRTFFCAAVIAVCFLLGFKVANPEGAPRAGKEDLSSTASQFQDVTGATGIPKVHSGTIVFGDYDGDGWVDMLAAGRLFRNVSNSSNIRFTDVTDSVGIVDLKGAPLFVDIDNNGLLDILTTKGQAFVQVSAGRFVESSKALRFALPDHAHDMAIVDVNKDGLMDVLVGFAEPKFGDPLLPAKMYLNIKGKHFLEANPSMFAQNPNYLRGIAVADYDNNGQTDAYFSNYRLRPNNFYTLNPTIMVDKAPLLNVQGAYDPKKFYDSSRKEYYGPRYGHTIASIWADLDNDGNLDLWVSNLVHKFVGMTPKGTFDQRGYLCDDSKIYRNTGHPSYRLIDVRAESGIPYRPIGDFSKYKGDELWAQTTAADFDNDGLLDVYISQVYDLAYSYSVLYKNTGKFKFQDVSAVHGTRVFDSYAAAWADLNNDGKMDLVQSGRAKNKEAPAIRVLQNVMGDGNNYLRVQIKGTRSGTQAVAAQVRVYHSGGVFLRQVDGVTGTMNQQNDPTLHFGLGSVKNISKVEVRWPSGKVQVLDNVSVNSTLKIEEPR; encoded by the coding sequence ATGAATCGTACTTTCTTCTGTGCGGCAGTGATAGCGGTGTGTTTTTTGTTGGGCTTTAAGGTTGCTAATCCGGAAGGTGCGCCTCGGGCGGGAAAAGAAGATCTCAGTTCCACGGCCTCGCAGTTTCAGGATGTGACGGGGGCGACCGGAATTCCCAAAGTTCATTCCGGAACAATCGTCTTTGGAGACTATGACGGTGATGGCTGGGTGGATATGCTGGCTGCGGGTCGCTTGTTCCGTAACGTCAGCAACTCCAGCAATATTCGCTTCACTGATGTGACTGATTCCGTGGGTATTGTAGATCTGAAGGGGGCGCCGTTGTTTGTTGATATCGACAACAACGGCTTGCTGGATATACTGACCACCAAGGGACAAGCCTTCGTGCAAGTGTCTGCAGGTCGCTTTGTAGAATCTTCGAAGGCGTTGCGGTTTGCACTGCCTGATCATGCTCATGACATGGCGATCGTCGATGTCAACAAAGACGGCCTGATGGATGTCCTGGTTGGTTTTGCTGAACCTAAATTCGGTGATCCTTTGCTGCCAGCCAAGATGTACTTAAACATCAAGGGGAAGCACTTCCTGGAAGCGAATCCTTCCATGTTTGCCCAGAATCCGAATTATCTGCGCGGGATTGCTGTCGCGGACTATGATAACAACGGGCAGACCGATGCCTATTTTTCTAACTATCGTCTGCGACCGAACAACTTTTATACTCTGAATCCCACCATCATGGTGGATAAGGCTCCGCTGTTGAATGTTCAGGGCGCTTATGATCCGAAGAAATTCTATGACAGCTCCCGCAAAGAATACTACGGCCCTCGCTATGGGCATACCATTGCTTCGATCTGGGCGGACCTGGATAACGATGGCAATCTGGATTTGTGGGTTTCCAACCTGGTACACAAGTTTGTCGGCATGACCCCGAAAGGAACTTTCGATCAGCGTGGTTATCTGTGTGATGATTCCAAAATCTATCGCAACACCGGGCATCCTTCGTATCGCTTGATCGACGTTCGGGCGGAATCCGGCATTCCTTATCGTCCCATCGGGGACTTCTCGAAGTACAAAGGGGATGAGTTGTGGGCACAGACCACAGCTGCTGACTTTGATAACGACGGCCTGCTCGATGTCTACATCAGTCAGGTTTATGATTTGGCTTACTCGTATTCAGTACTTTACAAAAACACTGGCAAGTTCAAGTTCCAGGACGTCAGCGCCGTTCATGGGACTCGCGTCTTTGACAGCTATGCCGCTGCCTGGGCGGATCTGAATAACGACGGTAAGATGGATCTGGTTCAGTCCGGCAGAGCAAAGAACAAAGAAGCTCCGGCCATTCGTGTTTTGCAAAACGTGATGGGGGATGGAAACAACTATCTGCGCGTGCAGATCAAGGGCACTCGTTCGGGGACTCAGGCGGTGGCGGCCCAGGTACGAGTCTATCATTCTGGCGGGGTCTTCTTGCGTCAGGTGGATGGTGTGACGGGTACGATGAATCAGCAGAATGATCCGACTTTGCATTTCGGTTTGGGGTCGGTGAAGAATATTTCCAAGGTGGAGGTCCGCTGGCCTTCGGGGAAAGTTCAGGTCCTTGATAATGTTTCTGTGAACAGCACTTTGAAAATTGAGGAGCCTCGCTAA
- a CDS encoding DEAD/DEAH box helicase, producing the protein MKFEKFHLSEDLLRNLTDNGFFRTTDIQYKAIPSILKGEDVLAIAQTGTGKTAAFAIPIINMIHTEKSSKRAIGIKCLILVPTRELAQQIGEVFNKLSKHTKVKPFALFGGVEQDAQIQKLQDGIDILISTPGRMFDLIAQGHVDISRIETLVLDEADHMLDLGFIDDITSVKRKLTKRHQTLFFSATINPEIKKLAFSQVRSSAIRIQISPEDPVSKNITHFVMHVEMDDKRFFLAEYLRQNPDGKFIIFVRTRVRAERVAKALARVEVQSLTLHGEKDQTDRAEVMKTFRKGDCKILIATDLSARGIDIPDVTHVINYDLPEKPENYVHRIGRTGRGFNKGVAVSFCSTEEKPLLAEVESLITKKIEVLKVSKQDYKAIVETQDLSLDASLQELLNSEDNYKKASKRKKK; encoded by the coding sequence GTGAAGTTTGAAAAGTTCCATTTGTCCGAAGATCTGCTGCGTAACCTGACCGACAATGGTTTCTTCAGAACCACCGACATCCAGTACAAAGCCATTCCTTCCATTCTGAAGGGCGAGGACGTCCTGGCGATTGCTCAAACCGGAACCGGAAAAACCGCCGCCTTTGCCATTCCAATCATCAATATGATCCACACGGAAAAAAGCAGCAAACGTGCGATTGGGATCAAATGTCTGATTTTGGTTCCAACCCGTGAATTGGCTCAGCAGATCGGCGAGGTCTTCAATAAACTTTCCAAGCACACCAAGGTGAAGCCTTTTGCCCTGTTTGGGGGCGTGGAACAAGATGCGCAAATTCAGAAACTTCAGGACGGGATTGATATTCTGATTTCGACTCCGGGTCGCATGTTTGATCTGATTGCCCAAGGGCATGTGGACATCAGCCGCATTGAAACTTTGGTGCTGGATGAAGCCGATCACATGCTGGATCTGGGCTTTATTGATGACATCACCTCTGTGAAGCGCAAGCTGACGAAACGTCACCAGACTTTGTTCTTCTCTGCGACGATCAATCCTGAAATCAAAAAGCTGGCGTTTTCTCAAGTTCGCAGCAGTGCGATTCGCATTCAGATTTCCCCGGAAGATCCCGTATCTAAAAACATCACGCACTTCGTGATGCACGTTGAAATGGACGACAAGCGTTTCTTCCTGGCGGAATACCTGCGCCAGAATCCGGATGGAAAATTTATTATCTTTGTTCGTACGCGCGTGCGTGCGGAACGTGTTGCAAAAGCCCTGGCTCGCGTCGAAGTTCAGTCTTTGACCCTGCATGGGGAAAAGGATCAGACCGACCGTGCGGAGGTTATGAAGACCTTCCGCAAAGGGGATTGTAAGATTCTTATCGCCACGGACTTGAGTGCTCGTGGTATCGACATCCCGGATGTCACTCATGTGATCAACTATGACCTTCCCGAAAAGCCGGAGAACTACGTTCACCGCATCGGCCGCACGGGTCGTGGCTTCAATAAAGGTGTGGCGGTTTCTTTCTGCAGTACGGAAGAAAAGCCGTTGCTGGCAGAGGTTGAGTCTTTGATCACCAAAAAGATCGAAGTCCTTAAGGTCAGCAAACAGGATTATAAGGCTATCGTTGAAACACAAGACCTGTCTTTGGATGCAAGTCTGCAGGAGCTTTTGAACAGCGAAGACAACTACAAGAAGGCTTCCAAAAGAAAGAAGAAGTAG
- a CDS encoding dihydrofolate reductase family protein produces MRTITVFNSVSLDGYFADKISDMSWAHNQEQDDEFTAFVAGNAKGGGALLFGRKTYDMMASFWPTPSAKEAMPEIAEGMNRMKKYVVSHSLNEVTWENSELIKGDLVSEIRKLKKQNGPDIAILGSGSIVAQLAEAKLIDEYSVVVLPLLLGSGRSQFEGLKSRRDLKLVECRSFKNGNVFLRYRPADIHDDLH; encoded by the coding sequence ATGCGCACTATCACCGTCTTTAACTCTGTTTCGCTGGATGGCTATTTTGCGGATAAAATTTCAGACATGAGCTGGGCCCATAATCAGGAACAAGACGACGAATTCACCGCCTTTGTCGCCGGGAATGCCAAAGGTGGCGGTGCCCTGCTGTTTGGAAGAAAAACCTATGACATGATGGCCAGCTTCTGGCCCACCCCTTCGGCCAAAGAGGCCATGCCCGAAATTGCCGAGGGCATGAACCGCATGAAAAAATACGTGGTCTCGCACAGTCTGAACGAAGTGACCTGGGAAAACTCAGAGCTGATCAAAGGTGACCTGGTCAGTGAAATCAGAAAGCTAAAAAAGCAAAATGGGCCGGACATCGCCATCCTGGGAAGCGGTAGCATTGTCGCCCAGCTGGCCGAGGCCAAGCTGATTGATGAATATTCCGTTGTGGTGCTGCCTTTGCTTTTAGGTTCGGGCCGATCCCAGTTTGAGGGACTGAAATCCCGCCGGGATCTGAAGCTGGTAGAGTGCCGCAGTTTTAAAAATGGAAACGTGTTCCTGCGCTATCGTCCAGCGGATATTCACGACGACCTTCACTAA
- a CDS encoding RNA recognition motif domain-containing protein: MGKKIYVGNLSYNVDQDQLGGLFADFGTVDSVNIITDRDTGRSKGFAFVEMSSDSEATAAIDKLNGMDLGGRAMNISEAKPQEPRSGGGPRRNGGGFGGSRRSY, encoded by the coding sequence ATGGGAAAAAAAATATACGTCGGTAATCTTTCATACAATGTGGATCAGGATCAGCTTGGTGGCTTGTTTGCTGATTTCGGCACTGTTGATTCCGTAAACATCATCACAGACCGTGACACTGGTCGCAGCAAAGGTTTCGCATTTGTTGAAATGTCTTCGGACTCTGAAGCAACTGCTGCGATTGACAAGCTGAATGGCATGGATCTTGGTGGTCGTGCGATGAATATCTCTGAAGCTAAACCACAAGAGCCGCGCTCTGGTGGCGGTCCACGTCGCAATGGCGGTGGATTCGGCGGATCTCGTCGTTCTTACTAG